The following proteins come from a genomic window of Finegoldia magna ATCC 29328:
- a CDS encoding LDCC motif putative metal-binding protein, translated as MKIFNKIKKSFEEFLKKLGNENKNTFGEERLDCCTMNKKDK; from the coding sequence ATGAAAATTTTTAATAAAATAAAGAAAAGTTTTGAAGAATTTTTGAAAAAATTGGGCAACGAAAATAAAAATACTTTCGGAGAAGAAAGATTGGATTGCTGCACAATGAACAAAAAAGATAAATAG
- a CDS encoding ZinT/AdcA family metal-binding protein, protein MNKLKLMAIVGVMSAALLLNGCGAQKDAPKENTKQAEQKQEDKKEDNNATEKTEDKKEEVSLSDWAGEWNNMGSYLEKPEVQGAFKTLAKKENIDEKKAKADYLEKRKCEFNGLKIEGNKITFTSKIPSENGDKIAETEYKFVEKKAVKHGSHMLEWDVFEAVDSNAKYKVLLMMPIHGEEELTHFHMRYGNDKDELFAKEGWFPTFVKPNTTDKQIIGEIEE, encoded by the coding sequence ATGAATAAATTAAAATTGATGGCTATAGTTGGAGTGATGTCAGCGGCGTTATTGCTGAATGGTTGTGGAGCACAAAAAGACGCACCGAAAGAAAACACAAAACAAGCTGAACAAAAACAAGAAGACAAAAAAGAAGACAATAACGCTACTGAAAAAACTGAGGACAAAAAAGAAGAAGTAAGCTTGTCTGATTGGGCTGGAGAATGGAACAACATGGGAAGCTATTTGGAAAAGCCAGAAGTTCAAGGTGCTTTCAAAACTTTAGCAAAAAAAGAAAATATTGATGAGAAAAAAGCAAAAGCAGATTATCTTGAAAAAAGAAAATGTGAATTCAATGGATTGAAAATCGAAGGAAACAAAATCACTTTCACAAGCAAAATTCCTTCAGAAAATGGAGACAAAATCGCTGAAACTGAGTACAAATTTGTAGAAAAAAAGGCTGTTAAACACGGATCACATATGCTAGAATGGGATGTTTTCGAAGCTGTGGATTCTAATGCGAAATATAAAGTTTTATTAATGATGCCAATTCACGGCGAAGAAGAATTGACACATTTCCACATGAGATATGGCAATGACAAGGATGAATTATTTGCAAAAGAAGGATGGTTCCCAACTTTCGTAAAACCAAACACAACTGATAAACAAATTATCGGAGAAATCGAAGAATAA
- a CDS encoding metal ABC transporter substrate-binding protein, which translates to MKKRLLSFLLVLCMILFAGCSNHMKKSSGKPVIYTSFFPVHELVKMIAGDTVEVRTFMPVDKEPHLWEPSAKDMKKLAEADLLVVNGANMEHWVDKVHENLPNLDILKLSDSVELITYKGAASRGDFQYMARLDLTKGKRKIDFGHTHEDIMRVAFFKDNGEDKKELVKKAKEIMNQKGEIVHQKNTFDVEEGKVYGLEMGHESGEIFYNIKDDGKWIFVSDRISEDLLPYYLQDTNGKLLQDEGKLKPVMEGSSSGFDKITYDPHSWLSVVNAKKYLNSIQDKLIQKYPDNKKIYHKNKLKYVDKLTDIDAEYKEKFSKLDNKSFLVTHYAYAYIARDFGLTQYPLEGLTSMESPSLKTIKKAVDFAKTKNITTVFYEYGKPPKEAKTLAEELGGDIKPLASMEFITKEQQDNNQGYIELIEMNLKNLYESMKKAGV; encoded by the coding sequence ATGAAAAAAAGACTGTTGAGTTTTCTATTAGTCTTGTGCATGATTTTGTTTGCAGGATGTTCCAATCATATGAAGAAATCTTCAGGAAAGCCTGTTATCTACACATCTTTTTTTCCAGTGCATGAATTGGTGAAGATGATTGCAGGAGATACTGTAGAGGTGAGAACTTTCATGCCGGTGGATAAGGAGCCTCATTTGTGGGAGCCATCTGCCAAGGATATGAAAAAACTTGCCGAGGCAGATTTGCTGGTAGTAAACGGAGCGAATATGGAACATTGGGTAGACAAGGTACACGAGAATTTGCCTAATTTGGATATTTTGAAGTTGTCGGATTCTGTAGAGTTAATCACATACAAAGGAGCTGCTTCTAGAGGCGATTTTCAATATATGGCAAGATTGGATTTAACAAAAGGAAAACGCAAAATAGATTTTGGGCACACTCATGAAGATATTATGAGAGTTGCGTTCTTCAAGGACAATGGAGAAGACAAGAAAGAATTAGTCAAAAAAGCAAAGGAAATTATGAATCAAAAAGGTGAGATTGTTCACCAAAAAAATACTTTTGATGTAGAAGAAGGAAAAGTATATGGCCTTGAAATGGGTCACGAATCGGGAGAAATATTTTACAACATAAAAGATGATGGCAAATGGATTTTCGTATCGGACAGAATAAGCGAAGATTTGCTACCGTATTATTTACAAGATACTAACGGTAAATTGCTTCAAGATGAGGGCAAATTAAAGCCTGTAATGGAAGGTTCTTCATCAGGGTTTGACAAGATAACTTACGATCCACATTCATGGTTATCTGTCGTAAATGCAAAGAAATATTTGAATAGTATTCAAGATAAATTGATACAAAAGTATCCAGACAATAAGAAAATTTATCACAAAAACAAATTGAAATACGTTGATAAATTGACAGATATTGATGCAGAATACAAGGAAAAATTTAGTAAATTAGACAACAAAAGCTTTTTGGTAACACATTACGCTTATGCATATATAGCGAGGGATTTTGGACTTACTCAGTATCCATTAGAGGGTCTTACTAGCATGGAAAGTCCGAGTCTTAAAACAATAAAAAAGGCTGTGGATTTTGCGAAAACAAAAAACATTACTACGGTTTTTTATGAATACGGTAAACCACCAAAAGAAGCCAAGACTTTAGCGGAAGAATTGGGAGGAGATATAAAGCCTTTGGCTTCTATGGAATTTATAACGAAAGAACAACAAGACAATAATCAAGGATATATCGAGTTAATTGAGATGAATTTGAAAAACTTATACGAATCTATGAAAAAGGCAGGTGTATAA
- a CDS encoding metal ABC transporter ATP-binding protein — protein sequence MNAVTINNLNFGYNEDLVLKDLNLEISQGEMALILGGNGSGKSTLLKLMLGELKADDGEIKVLDKNIKDYKSYRDIGYVPQINIVNKIAFPITCLELVTLNLYEDFGLIKIARKKHYDKARKIMEEMGMKEYINRPVNELSGGLQQRAMICRAMINEPKLLILDEPTAGVDKENKEKFIKTIAKLNKDYNITVIMVTHEIKEIEALDIERTQYEMIEGRLVKC from the coding sequence ATGAATGCAGTAACTATAAATAATTTAAACTTTGGTTATAACGAAGATTTGGTGCTTAAAGATTTGAATTTAGAGATAAGTCAAGGAGAGATGGCTCTAATTTTGGGAGGAAATGGAAGCGGCAAATCAACTTTATTAAAATTAATGTTGGGAGAATTGAAAGCTGATGACGGTGAAATCAAAGTTTTGGATAAAAATATTAAAGATTACAAGAGCTACCGAGATATAGGGTATGTTCCGCAAATAAATATTGTAAATAAAATTGCGTTTCCAATTACTTGTTTGGAGCTTGTAACGTTGAATTTGTATGAAGATTTTGGGTTAATCAAAATTGCAAGAAAAAAACATTACGACAAAGCTAGAAAAATTATGGAAGAAATGGGTATGAAAGAATATATTAATCGTCCTGTAAATGAATTGTCAGGAGGTCTTCAACAAAGAGCAATGATTTGTAGGGCGATGATTAACGAGCCGAAACTTTTGATACTCGATGAGCCTACAGCAGGTGTTGACAAGGAAAACAAAGAAAAATTTATAAAAACAATTGCGAAATTAAATAAGGATTACAACATAACAGTAATAATGGTAACTCACGAAATAAAAGAAATTGAGGCTTTGGATATTGAAAGAACTCAATACGAAATGATTGAAGGGAGGCTTGTAAAATGCTAG
- a CDS encoding metal ABC transporter permease: protein MLEFAFMRKALIAGLMLAIMIPMIGIIMVNRKTSMIGDALSHTALSGVGLGLILGFDPLLGSAIVCVVAAFLIELIRKKFPQYGDMATAVIMSTGLGIAAILSDFAPGGNSFESYLFGSISSVTNMDVINISVIFVLILAVSISQYAGLLAISIDKNIARLAGVKVNRINAIFTLLSAITIALAVKIVGALMVTSLIVLPVATALIIAKSYKKTYIITIILGVLYMMLGIVQSYQFDIKPGGAIVVNAVIGMIVFVAYSKIKQPNRRNFSNSENNAKIK, encoded by the coding sequence ATGCTAGAATTTGCGTTTATGAGAAAAGCATTGATAGCTGGATTGATGCTTGCAATAATGATTCCGATGATTGGAATTATCATGGTTAATCGTAAAACATCCATGATAGGAGATGCGCTTTCCCATACAGCTCTTAGTGGAGTTGGGCTTGGACTTATTTTGGGATTTGATCCATTATTAGGCTCTGCAATAGTTTGTGTTGTAGCGGCATTTTTAATAGAATTAATCAGAAAAAAATTCCCACAATACGGAGATATGGCAACGGCTGTTATAATGAGTACAGGACTTGGAATTGCAGCGATATTATCCGATTTTGCTCCAGGCGGAAATTCATTTGAATCTTATCTTTTCGGAAGTATATCTTCTGTGACAAATATGGATGTGATTAATATTTCGGTGATTTTCGTATTAATCTTAGCGGTATCCATATCGCAATACGCAGGATTATTGGCGATTTCAATCGACAAAAACATCGCTCGTCTTGCAGGCGTAAAAGTAAATCGAATTAATGCAATATTTACTTTGTTATCTGCGATTACTATTGCACTTGCAGTGAAAATAGTTGGCGCGTTGATGGTGACATCTTTGATCGTGCTTCCAGTAGCAACAGCTCTTATTATCGCAAAAAGCTACAAGAAAACATACATCATTACAATAATATTGGGTGTTTTGTATATGATGTTGGGAATAGTTCAGTCATATCAATTTGATATCAAACCGGGAGGAGCAATTGTAGTAAATGCAGTTATAGGAATGATAGTTTTCGTAGCATATTCAAAAATCAAACAACCAAATAGGAGAAACTTTTCAAATTCAGAAAATAATGCTAAAATAAAGTAA
- a CDS encoding AbrB/MazE/SpoVT family DNA-binding domain-containing protein: MNFEIEKGNKITIPDILMRKYDLREKDVFELELENDRIILIPKKNHDANYVEKLKGLTDDTIDALHEDK, translated from the coding sequence ATGAATTTTGAAATAGAAAAAGGAAACAAAATTACAATACCAGATATTTTGATGCGCAAATACGACTTACGAGAAAAGGATGTATTTGAATTGGAACTTGAAAACGACAGGATAATTTTGATTCCAAAGAAAAACCACGATGCAAACTACGTCGAAAAGTTGAAAGGATTGACAGACGATACAATCGATGCTTTGCACGAGGACAAATAA
- a CDS encoding Rib/alpha-like domain-containing protein, translating to MNNKIFGKVIAEKRAKCSSKKPRYALRKLSIGVVSCLIGYAFLIGGNVSFAETNTNSSAQFVEFVEKVGKEENSTKETTKETPEKTPENSEDISDEKIDTKKVESVNKKELMATENVKEMEENPVHKEQFTVVFDANGGKFDTENNTLTVKAGENATFSETPTLAGKVFVGWANSIDATEAQEDILQNITANKTVYAVWKNDDKDTLKKHDKPIVTATKPEDVSDYLSLNFNASSFMENDGTLHYGKILDKDNNEVENNNEIEGIKTRTYWVLKSATWKDVKDFTDKDGKSVYQNLTANSGDEKHPFLGWSDNSSLDNIVDLKSKFEDKSVIGESTKDRLNFYAKYKTNDYVYYGKTDNSKPAYDSDGYKLNLKKDYKKVTFKIKDEKIGKVYLKEKQKKLIGKDVATKDDGSIKLEDATIGDKEITVFVERKKAKSTIYKGIKVETDSIDKDHQYWYWYRGEVDPSTREDDGDYIIPPSLNGIKDPDEVCFVPLFVTNGQDVTDLCVNAAPPKMPTKGSRDKFVRFGLVTLRKEEKINDILREDGKSYFGRTYVVFREYNADFIFEKHPPKNPGSVLPTLKEEFKDSYANPNWYDNTKDQKRYYYDDVDLSKVVIYKNKFFTARATKIPVIHKIDEIDESAKYIEGTAEGKGKVWIHIDGEYITETRSDSRGRWKFEVKNKIKIKAGNEVRIEFAPDSRTLPASAKFIVKKAKYNVKFTPVYEGTVVNPGDIAVISAPKFINDLNKSENLDQPIVKKFELVDLATEEIVIDEKTGEITYNSKESDADKTIDLNIKVTYMDDTTENVSTTIKINSLPEIINRKENPSAQTPEGYVRVTMKAGEGVQLKQETIYDIKKGLSLAADYYPEVEINPENKNNYKNPINWTVNPGEKIENSVEIIANATKTQASVNEPTGKEIKILEGETIEAKDLVANSDDLPTDTTFEFKEKPETKTAGKFDATIIVKYSDGSFDEVKSTIIVQKQAAIITPIPTVEAVDEIVEFGKTYDLTDNIKDLPNGAKVTDITEKDAINTRKSGNYIGKVKVTFENGATRIVNVKVVVNKSLAETNEPVGKEIKILEGESIEAKDLVENSEAMPADTTFEFKEKPDTKTAGKKDTTIIVKYSDGSIDEVQSKIIVQKQAAVITQIPTVEAADEIVEFGKTYDLADNIKNLPNGAKVEDITEKDAINTNKSGNYIGKVKVTFENGATRVVTVKVVVNKSLAETNNPVGKEIKILEEENVEASELIANKQDLPTDTTFEFKEKPDTKTAGKFDATIIVKYSDGSIDEVQSKIIIQKQTAVITPIPTVEAIDEIVDYGKTYDLTDNIKNLPSGAKVTDITEKDAINTNKSGNYIGKIKVTFENGATRVMTVKVVVNKSLAETNEPTGKEIKILEGETIEAKKLVANSDDLPENTTFEFKEKPDTKTAVKFDTTIIVKYSDGSIDELQSKIIVQKQAAIITPIPTVETTDEIVDYGKTYDLTDNITNLPNGAKVTDITEKDAINTRKSGNYIGKVKVTFENGEERIVNVKVVVNKSLAEKFVPDVKTIEVEVGELSAEKLKSAISNLPQDSKLEIKSKEEGEAVVTIKFADGSEKEVKISYKIKENKAEVNPETNDNDGNNEEDNKPEKEEKPEKEEDKKTEKEEDNKPEKEEDNKPEKEKKQGKDLVEDSEDNENIKKPEEKIETKPEVNHQISRTSEKSSTKPGKTTENIVKPNAEGIQIHFEKTNVKIGDKVLLKPIFTDKSGKVINVPMDVEFSLEENSPSGVKINPKTGELSFDTTGYKAGDRIELVVVTKFRGKTTQTFALFADNSVIKLPEKITSTTTPDFVIKTKVVINIVESENRKSKNIWENKSEFTKSNSKSQLPKAGTQAEIANLTLAIVSCATGAYFTRKKK from the coding sequence ATGAATAACAAGATTTTTGGTAAAGTTATTGCTGAAAAAAGAGCCAAATGTTCCAGCAAAAAACCTAGGTATGCTCTTAGAAAACTTAGCATTGGTGTTGTATCTTGTTTGATAGGATATGCTTTTTTGATTGGAGGAAACGTTTCGTTCGCAGAAACTAATACGAATTCTTCTGCTCAATTTGTGGAATTTGTAGAAAAAGTAGGAAAAGAAGAAAATTCTACAAAAGAAACTACAAAAGAAACTCCAGAAAAAACTCCAGAAAATTCTGAGGATATTTCTGACGAAAAAATAGACACAAAAAAAGTAGAATCAGTTAATAAAAAGGAATTAATGGCTACTGAAAATGTGAAAGAAATGGAAGAAAATCCTGTACATAAAGAACAATTTACGGTTGTTTTTGATGCTAATGGTGGGAAATTCGACACAGAAAATAATACGTTGACTGTAAAAGCAGGAGAAAATGCGACATTTTCTGAAACTCCAACTCTTGCTGGGAAAGTATTTGTAGGTTGGGCTAATAGTATTGATGCGACTGAAGCACAAGAAGATATTTTACAAAACATAACTGCAAACAAAACAGTGTATGCTGTTTGGAAAAATGATGATAAGGATACTTTAAAAAAACACGACAAACCTATCGTGACAGCAACAAAACCTGAGGATGTTTCTGATTATTTGAGCCTCAATTTTAATGCGTCATCTTTTATGGAAAATGATGGAACTTTGCATTATGGAAAAATTTTAGATAAGGATAATAACGAAGTTGAAAACAACAATGAAATAGAAGGAATAAAAACAAGGACTTATTGGGTGCTTAAATCTGCCACATGGAAAGACGTTAAGGATTTTACTGATAAAGATGGTAAAAGTGTTTATCAAAATCTGACGGCTAATAGTGGAGATGAAAAGCACCCATTTTTAGGTTGGTCGGATAATTCTAGCTTGGATAATATTGTGGATCTTAAATCTAAATTTGAAGATAAATCTGTAATTGGAGAAAGTACGAAAGATAGATTGAATTTTTACGCAAAGTATAAGACCAATGATTATGTTTATTACGGAAAAACTGATAATTCAAAGCCTGCATACGATTCAGATGGATACAAGCTTAATTTGAAAAAAGATTATAAAAAAGTGACGTTCAAAATCAAGGATGAAAAAATAGGAAAAGTTTATCTAAAAGAAAAACAAAAAAAATTAATTGGAAAAGATGTCGCAACGAAAGATGATGGATCTATTAAGCTCGAAGACGCTACAATTGGGGATAAAGAAATTACTGTATTTGTTGAAAGAAAAAAAGCAAAATCTACAATTTATAAAGGTATTAAAGTAGAAACTGATTCTATCGACAAAGATCATCAATACTGGTATTGGTATAGAGGAGAAGTTGATCCTTCAACAAGAGAAGATGACGGGGATTACATTATTCCGCCTTCTTTAAATGGAATTAAAGATCCGGATGAAGTTTGTTTTGTTCCTCTTTTTGTTACAAATGGCCAAGATGTTACAGACTTATGCGTCAATGCTGCTCCACCAAAAATGCCTACAAAAGGATCTAGAGACAAATTCGTTAGATTTGGACTTGTAACTCTACGAAAAGAAGAAAAGATAAATGATATTTTAAGAGAAGATGGTAAGTCTTATTTTGGTAGAACTTATGTTGTTTTCAGAGAATATAACGCGGATTTTATTTTCGAAAAACATCCACCTAAAAATCCTGGTTCGGTATTACCAACTCTAAAAGAAGAATTCAAAGATAGCTATGCAAATCCAAATTGGTACGACAATACCAAAGATCAAAAGCGATACTACTATGATGATGTAGATTTATCAAAAGTAGTAATTTATAAAAACAAATTTTTCACCGCAAGGGCAACTAAAATACCTGTAATTCACAAAATTGATGAAATTGATGAATCGGCAAAATATATCGAAGGAACTGCTGAAGGAAAAGGAAAAGTTTGGATTCATATAGATGGTGAATATATAACAGAAACTAGGTCTGATAGTAGAGGTAGATGGAAATTTGAAGTAAAAAATAAAATTAAAATCAAAGCAGGCAATGAAGTTAGAATTGAATTTGCGCCAGACAGCAGAACACTGCCAGCAAGTGCCAAATTTATTGTGAAAAAAGCAAAATATAATGTCAAGTTCACACCTGTGTATGAGGGCACTGTTGTAAATCCTGGAGATATAGCTGTGATTAGTGCGCCAAAATTTATTAATGATTTGAATAAATCGGAAAATTTAGATCAACCTATTGTCAAAAAATTTGAACTCGTAGATTTAGCAACAGAAGAAATTGTCATCGATGAAAAGACTGGCGAAATAACTTACAACTCGAAAGAATCCGATGCGGACAAGACGATTGATTTGAATATTAAGGTCACTTACATGGATGATACAACTGAAAATGTAAGCACAACTATAAAAATCAATTCACTTCCTGAAATTATAAATCGCAAAGAAAATCCTAGCGCACAAACTCCTGAAGGATATGTCAGAGTTACAATGAAAGCAGGAGAAGGGGTGCAATTAAAGCAAGAAACAATCTACGATATTAAAAAAGGGTTGAGCTTGGCTGCAGATTACTATCCAGAAGTGGAAATAAATCCTGAAAACAAAAACAACTACAAAAATCCGATAAATTGGACAGTCAATCCAGGAGAAAAAATAGAAAATTCTGTCGAAATAATCGCAAATGCAACAAAAACACAAGCATCTGTCAATGAACCAACAGGTAAAGAAATAAAAATTCTCGAAGGAGAAACGATAGAAGCAAAAGATTTGGTTGCAAACTCAGATGATTTGCCTACTGATACAACATTTGAATTCAAAGAAAAACCAGAAACAAAAACTGCCGGAAAGTTTGATGCAACAATAATCGTGAAATATTCTGATGGCTCATTTGATGAAGTAAAATCTACAATTATCGTACAAAAACAAGCAGCGATTATCACGCCAATACCAACGGTTGAAGCGGTTGATGAAATTGTTGAATTTGGAAAAACTTACGACTTGACAGACAACATCAAAGACTTACCAAATGGAGCGAAAGTTACAGACATCACAGAAAAAGATGCAATAAATACAAGAAAATCTGGAAACTACATCGGAAAAGTCAAAGTAACATTTGAAAATGGCGCAACTAGAATTGTTAATGTAAAAGTCGTTGTGAATAAATCACTAGCAGAAACAAATGAGCCAGTAGGAAAAGAAATAAAAATTCTTGAAGGAGAAAGTATTGAAGCAAAAGATTTGGTTGAAAACTCAGAAGCAATGCCTGCTGATACAACATTTGAATTCAAAGAAAAACCAGACACGAAAACTGCTGGAAAGAAAGACACAACAATAATCGTAAAATACAGCGACGGCTCAATTGACGAAGTACAATCAAAAATTATCGTACAAAAACAAGCAGCTGTAATCACGCAAATACCAACAGTAGAAGCAGCAGATGAAATTGTGGAATTTGGAAAAACATATGACTTAGCAGACAACATCAAAAACTTGCCAAATGGAGCGAAAGTCGAAGACATCACAGAAAAAGATGCGATAAACACAAACAAATCAGGAAATTACATCGGAAAAGTCAAAGTCACATTTGAAAATGGTGCAACTAGAGTCGTGACAGTAAAAGTCGTTGTGAATAAATCACTAGCAGAAACAAACAATCCAGTAGGAAAAGAAATCAAAATTCTCGAAGAAGAAAATGTTGAAGCATCAGAATTAATAGCAAACAAACAAGATTTGCCTACTGATACAACATTTGAATTCAAAGAAAAACCAGACACAAAAACTGCTGGAAAGTTTGATGCAACAATAATCGTAAAATACAGCGACGGCTCAATTGACGAAGTACAATCAAAAATTATCATACAAAAACAAACAGCGGTAATCACACCAATACCAACAGTAGAAGCAATTGATGAAATTGTGGATTACGGAAAAACTTACGACTTGACAGATAACATCAAAAATTTGCCAAGTGGAGCGAAAGTTACAGACATCACAGAAAAAGATGCGATAAACACAAACAAATCTGGAAACTACATCGGAAAAATCAAAGTAACATTTGAAAATGGTGCAACTAGAGTCATGACAGTAAAAGTCGTTGTGAATAAATCACTTGCAGAAACAAACGAGCCAACTGGTAAAGAAATAAAAATCCTTGAAGGAGAAACGATAGAAGCAAAAAAATTGGTTGCAAACTCAGATGATTTGCCAGAAAACACAACATTTGAATTCAAAGAAAAACCAGACACAAAAACTGCTGTAAAGTTTGACACAACAATAATCGTAAAATACAGTGACGGATCAATTGATGAATTACAATCAAAAATTATCGTACAAAAACAAGCAGCAATCATCACACCAATACCAACAGTTGAAACAACTGATGAAATTGTGGATTACGGAAAAACTTATGACTTGACAGATAACATAACAAACTTGCCAAATGGAGCGAAAGTTACAGACATCACAGAAAAAGATGCGATAAATACAAGAAAATCTGGAAACTACATCGGAAAAGTCAAAGTCACATTCGAAAATGGCGAGGAGAGAATTGTCAATGTAAAAGTCGTTGTGAATAAATCACTTGCAGAAAAATTTGTACCAGATGTTAAGACAATAGAAGTAGAAGTGGGAGAATTGTCGGCTGAAAAGCTTAAATCTGCGATTTCAAATCTTCCACAAGATTCGAAACTGGAAATAAAATCAAAAGAAGAAGGAGAAGCCGTTGTAACTATAAAATTTGCAGATGGATCAGAAAAAGAAGTCAAAATTTCTTATAAAATAAAAGAAAATAAGGCTGAAGTTAATCCTGAAACAAATGATAACGACGGAAACAACGAAGAAGACAACAAACCAGAAAAGGAAGAAAAACCAGAAAAAGAAGAAGACAAAAAAACTGAAAAAGAAGAAGATAATAAACCAGAAAAAGAAGAAGATAATAAACCAGAAAAAGAAAAAAAGCAAGGCAAAGATTTAGTAGAAGATTCAGAAGACAATGAAAATATCAAAAAACCAGAAGAAAAAATCGAAACAAAACCTGAAGTTAATCACCAAATATCAAGAACTTCAGAAAAATCATCAACAAAACCTGGAAAAACTACTGAAAATATTGTAAAACCGAATGCAGAAGGAATTCAAATTCATTTTGAAAAAACCAATGTAAAAATTGGCGACAAGGTTTTATTGAAACCGATATTTACCGACAAATCTGGTAAAGTAATAAATGTTCCGATGGATGTGGAATTTTCACTAGAAGAGAATTCTCCTTCTGGTGTAAAAATAAATCCGAAAACTGGTGAGTTGAGCTTTGATACTACAGGATACAAGGCAGGCGATAGAATTGAGCTTGTTGTTGTAACGAAATTTAGAGGAAAAACTACACAAACATTTGCATTATTTGCGGATAATTCAGTGATAAAACTTCCTGAAAAAATAACTTCAACAACTACTCCAGACTTCGTTATCAAAACAAAAGTAGTCATCAATATCGTTGAATCAGAAAACAGAAAATCAAAGAATATCTGGGAAAATAAATCAGAATTTACTAAATCAAACTCAAAATCACAATTGCCAAAAGCGGGAACACAAGCAGAAATTGCAAATTTAACACTTGCGATTGTTTCCTGTGCAACTGGAGCTTATTTTACGAGAAAGAAAAAATAA
- a CDS encoding GTP-binding protein produces the protein MKTIIVSGFLGSGKTTFINHILGFNKNTLVLENEFGDVSIDSMLIKNDDIIEINSGCICCGLKSDFKEIIHKIDKDQFEYIIIEPTGIAKLTDILEVLKDEENLQIQKCVTIVDSDSYICFHEDFGEFFNDQIKNADIIYITNIENLEEEKIEEVKKSIEQFNKTAIIHTEDFRNMNPDDIVAEFENKKEHKCCCHGHGHKCCGKHHHDHHDHPHEDSKFKTNVQKNLKFASKEDLEKFLDSKSIVRAKGNVEIADKKVFVSKTLSGLEISDAISDSEDFVIIEVNNE, from the coding sequence ATGAAGACGATAATAGTGTCAGGATTTTTAGGTTCGGGCAAGACAACATTTATCAATCACATTTTGGGATTTAATAAAAACACTCTTGTATTGGAAAATGAATTCGGAGATGTTAGCATAGATTCAATGCTAATCAAAAACGATGATATAATTGAAATAAATTCGGGATGTATTTGCTGTGGGCTTAAAAGCGATTTTAAGGAAATTATTCACAAAATCGATAAAGACCAATTTGAGTACATAATAATTGAGCCGACAGGGATTGCAAAATTAACCGATATATTGGAAGTTTTGAAAGACGAAGAGAATTTACAAATTCAAAAATGCGTGACAATTGTCGATTCTGACAGCTACATTTGTTTTCACGAGGATTTCGGAGAATTTTTCAATGATCAAATCAAAAATGCTGATATAATATACATAACGAACATTGAAAATTTGGAAGAAGAAAAAATCGAAGAAGTAAAGAAATCAATCGAACAATTCAACAAAACTGCGATTATTCACACAGAAGATTTCAGAAACATGAATCCAGATGATATTGTAGCTGAATTTGAGAATAAAAAAGAACACAAATGTTGTTGTCACGGTCATGGACACAAATGTTGCGGCAAACATCACCACGATCACCATGATCATCCTCACGAGGATTCCAAATTCAAGACCAATGTTCAAAAAAATTTAAAATTTGCTTCAAAAGAAGATTTAGAAAAGTTCTTAGATTCAAAAAGCATTGTTCGAGCCAAAGGAAATGTAGAAATCGCAGACAAGAAAGTTTTCGTGAGCAAAACTTTGAGTGGGTTGGAAATATCGGATGCAATTTCTGATAGTGAGGATTTTGTGATAATTGAGGTGAATAATGAGTAA